Proteins co-encoded in one Ziziphus jujuba cultivar Dongzao chromosome 9, ASM3175591v1 genomic window:
- the LOC107427836 gene encoding receptor-like protein 7 yields the protein MSFYCLPHQSSILLELKQEFKLDEPDGTFDSGYPKMRDWKAGTDCCFWRGVSCDMATGHVVSLDLSSSLLGGPLHSNSSLFSLLHLQNLNLAYNYFSSSPIPSEFGQLSRLTHLNLSGSWFSGPIPSEILRLTNLISIDLSCYFGAPFPCYEDLGDYYPNIQDPELLRRLAENITSLRKLDLGGLNFSSKVPDSLGNLSSLTHLFLYGCNLHGDFPKAIFRLPNLQSVNLRDNHDVTGSLSEFHSGRNLLSLELSSTNFGGKLPYSIGNLTSVNVLDLRNCKFSGPVPNSLGNLANIIQLHLDSNEFSSEIPSSLGNLTQLIDLVLSNNFFHGSLPISLPYLLDNIDFRNNSFTGPVPFQTFSNLTLLRTLDLSSNLLNGVIPSSLLSSASLHDLFLDDNQFTDLESLSSISTQLECLSLYRNKLEGSIPSSIFKLKNLTSLFLGSNSFSGRVDLGIFSELSELRDLDLSYNALSLTTNVSTNISALPKFRNLVLSSCNITEFPDFLKAQNELETLDLSHNILGGPIPKWFLDMSIMSLNSLSLSHNFISGWQETPAVLPWIVLSYLDLSSNMLQGPLVPPMSTSYFFVSNNNLTGPIDLLFCNISFEVFDASNNHLGGTIPQCFDNLDGYLTVLNLRRNNFQGNIPQFCRTSDRLITLDLSHNQLYGNIPRSLIKCKDLQVLNLGHNQISDTFPFWLQNLQQLRVLILCSNKFQGPICCAHDFVGFMTLKILDLSHNGFFGNLPSDYFRNWTSMILSANASKNPFELEQEPYNVSVSIINKGLEMELVKITLMAFISIDLSNNKFDGEIPSSLWCLRSIVMLNLSSNNFSGHIPSSLGNLIELESLDLSNNELSGKIPQQLTALTFLGYLNFSQNQLVGPIPQGGQVQTFPDSFEGNMGLCGLPLSRKCETPTPSSNDHYNEKSDFISGFGWKAVVIGYGCGLLIGMVAGHVISSRRPDLFFKVFRVRLQRGN from the coding sequence ATGAGTTTCTATTGCCTCCCTCACCAATCCTCCATTTTACTTGAGCTAAAGCAAGAATTTAAACTCGATGAACCAGATGGAACTTTTGATTCTGGATATCCAAAGATGAGAGATTGGAAAGCAGGCACCGATTGCTGTTTCTGGCGTGGAGTCTCATGCGATATGGCAACAGGACATGTTGTAAGCCTTGACCTTAGCAGCAGCTTGCTTGGGGGCCCTTTGCATTCTAACAGCAGCCTTTTCAGCTTACTTCATCTTCAAAACCTCAACCTTGCCTACAACTACTTCAGTTCAAGCCCAATTCCTTCGGAGTTTGGCCAACTTTCCAGGTTAACCCATCTCAACCTCTCTGGCTCTTGGTTTTCTGGTCCTATACCATCTGAAATCTTGAGGCTGACGAATTTGATTTCGATTGATCTTTCTTGCTATTTTGGAGCTCCTTTTCCTTGTTATGAGGATTTAGGAGATTATTATCCAAATATTCAGGATCCTGAACTGCTGCGAAGGCTTGCTGAAAACATTACGAGTTTAAGAAAACTTGATCTTGGTGGGTTAAACTTTTCTTCCAAAGTACCGGACTCGTTAGGAAATTTATCTTCCCTAACGCATCTCTTTCTTTATGGATGCAATTTACATGGTGATTTTCCAAAAGCAATATTCCGATTGCCTAACCTACAATCAGTTAACCTGCGGGATAATCATGATGTCACCGGTTCTCTTTCGGAATTTCATTCTGGCCGCAATCTTTTGTCGTTGGAACTTTCGAGTACAAACTTTGGAGGGAAATTGCCATATTCAATTGGCAACCTTACGTCCGTGAATGTTTTGGATCTCAGAAATTGTAAGTTTTCAGGGCCTGTTCCTAATTCTCTTGGGAACCTTGCAAATATCATTCAACTTCACCTGGATAGTAATGAATTTAGCAGTGAAATTCCTTCCTCACTTGGAAATCTGACACAGCTAATCGATCTGGTTCTTTCAAATAACTTTTTCCACGGAAGCTTGCCAATATCACTTCCATATCTTCTGGACAATATCGACTTCAGAAACAATAGTTTCACAGGTCCAGTCCCATTCCAAACTTTTAGTAACTTGACGTTGCTTCGGACTCTTGATTTGTCAAGCAATTTGCTGAATGGAGTCATCCCTTCATCTTTACTTTCATCGGCTTCTTTGCATGACCTATTTCTGGACGACAACCAGTTTACAGACCTTGAGAGTCTCAGCTCTATTTCAACCCAATTGGAATGTCTGTCTTTATATCGAAATAAATTAGAGGGGAGTATTCCAAGTTCCATCTTCAAACTGAAAAACCTGACATCACTGTTCCTTGGTTCAAACAGTTTCAGTGGTAGGGTTGATTTGGGCATCTTCTCAGAGCTGAGCGAGCTTCGGGATCTTGATCTCTCATATAATGCATTATCTCTAACAACAAATGTAAGTACGAATATTTCTGCTCTTCCCAAGTTTCGCAATTTAGTTTTGTCCTCATGCAACATAACTGAATTTCCTGATTTCCTAAAAGCACAAAATGAATTAGAGACATTAGATCTTTCTCACAATATACTTGGAGGCCCAATACCTAAATGGTTCTTGGACATGTCCATCATGAGCTTGAATTCGCTGAGTCTTTCTCACAACTTCATTAGCGGTTGGCAAGAAACTCCAGCTGTTCTTCCATGGATAGTATTGAGTTATCTTGATCTTAGTTCAAACATGTTGCAGGGACCACTTGTTCCTCCAATGTCCACCTCTTATTTCTTCGTCTCAAATAATAACTTGACTGGACCAATTGATCTGTTGTTCTGTAATATAAGTTTTGAAGTATTTGATGCGTCAAATAATCATCTGGGAGGCACTATTCCGCAATGTTTTGATAATTTGGATGGTTATCTTACTGTGCTCAATCTCCGAAGAAATAACTTCCAGGGGAATATTCCTCAGTTCTGCAGAACTTCAGACCGTTTAATCACATTGGATTTGAGTCACAACCAATTATATGGGAATATTCCACGGTCATTAATCAAATGCAAAGATTTACAAGTTCTAAATCTTGGACACAATCAAATAAGTGATACATTCCCATTTTGGCTACAGAATTTGCAACAGCTCCGTGTTCTCATTTTATGCTCTAACAAATTTCAAGGTCCAATATGCTGTGCTCATGATTTTGTTGGCTTTATGACATTGAAAATTCTTGATCTTTCTCATAATGGTTTTTTTGGAAACTTACCATCAGATTATTTTAGAAATTGGACGTCCATGATCTTAAGTGCTAATGcttccaaaaatccatttgagtTAGAACAAGAGCCTTACAATGTCTCAGTGAGCATTATAAATAAGGGACTAGAAATGGAGTTGGTCAAGATCACTTTGATGGCGTTCATATCTATTGATCTCTCCAACAATAAATTTGATGGAGAAATTCCAAGTTCACTATGGTGTCTTCGATCTATAGTTATGCTCAATTTGTCAAGCAACAATTTTAGTGGACACATTCCATCATCTTTGGGAAATCTAATTGAGCTTGAATCATTGGACCTATCTAACAACGAGCTTTCTGGTAAAATCCCTCAGCAATTGACAGCTCTCACTTTTCTTGGATATTTAAACTTTTCTCAGAATCAACTTGTGGGCCCAATACCACAAGGAGGACAAGTTCAGACATTTCCAGATTCTTTTGAGGGTAATATGGGGTTGTGTGGTCTTCCATTGTCCAGAAAATGTGAAACTCCCACACCATCTTCTAATGATCACTACAATGAGAAATCAGATTTCATTTCTGGTTTTGGATGGAAAGCTGTAGTGATAGGATATGGATGTGGACTTCTGATTGGAATGGTGGCTGGACATGTAATCAGCTCAAGGAGGCCAGATttgtttttcaaagtttttaggGTGAGACTGCAGAGGGGCAACTGA